A window from Schistosoma haematobium chromosome 1, whole genome shotgun sequence encodes these proteins:
- the EIF2B5 gene encoding Translation initiation factor eIF-2B subunit epsilon (EggNog:ENOG410V4R8~COG:J), with protein MNKLKANRTKSRGPADNVIKNSSNFGQTDKELYAVLIADLLYDRFDPLSDYVPPCLLPLCNVPLLHMTLSTLAFDGFRNILIYTIKSYKSVQAYINQTTLSNCFPGLKIFVRNVENCHNLGDIMRDLESSEFLCGVSDFLLAPADLICGISLAKFVNKHKEQREKTPNAILTLLLPPITEAISSVQASELKVNVIFSRTNNNRLISLLHESHRDLSPVLLSDLMKPGEVIESSQLMDIQLSICSNHIPPLFQDNFDYETMDDLVNGVLTNEEIMEYTIHVEPLPKGPIVLQAAPDLSSLIDLNFKLLSRQGGFHLSLPPLYANLSGSEIVAVGPQVFVSKLAKVHHKARIIGACFIGSGCEVSAFACLIDCSLGENCFVGENACLRRVIALKNVHISSHVKADVAWLCSGVRILSGFKLPNRCFIGPSSTADVTLGPGCGNLPSNSVLVAPRTGDLVIDPSVGGEQAWAAYYKKRQPSGTSDSVDNLSEEDTQSDQVYLTNDEFTNCHLWETAWDRIKNAAKTRRQRMNQKSSHSRTSDIRCSKSSKPRRMVSEIDDSDGDLEHQLKDTSKTESDGDDEQSESFIVTELKRTLERGERHKYPAETLILEVNSLKHAYNVPIEDFGFLLTKALLELTRDHLSSKSQNECSKADITEFIINLRKLLLSFNTVLSSCMSGFQNTGRVYLQAVEDAACYDSLIFASSMSIIHTMYDNDLVLEDDIWWWKDNSPLLLDDDISEKTRSLREKVKPFFDWLEQAEEEDDDDKQ; from the exons ATGAATAAGTTGAAAGCGAACAGAACCAAAAGTAGAGGTCCTGCAGATAATGTAATAAAAAATTCATCTAACTTTGGACAGACAGATAAAGAGCTATATGCAGTACTTATTGCAGACCTTCTATACGATCGCTTCGATCCTCTAAGTGACTACGTTCCCCCTTGTTTACTTCCATTATGTAATGTTCCGCTGCTGCATATGACGTTATCTACTCTTGCTTTTGATGGTTTCAGGAACATTCTAATCTATACTATTAAAAGCTACAAAAGCGTTCAAGCATACATAAATCAAACTACTTTAAGTAATTGTTTTCCTGGATTGAAAATTTTTGTACGAAATGTGGAAAATTGTCATAATCTAGGTGATATTATGCGTGATCTTGAGTCAAGTGAATTTCTTTGTGGAGTCTCAGACTTTTTGCTTGCTCCCGCTGATCTGATTTGCGGCATCTCTTTGGCAAAATTTGTTAATAAACATAAGGAACAACGTGAAAAAACACCCAACGCCATACTCACTCTTCTATTACCCCCCATAACCGAAGCGATAAGTTCAGTTCAAGCTTCTGAGCTCAAAGTTAACGTTATATTTTCGCGAACGAACAATAATCGTTTGATCAGTCTTCTTCATGAATCTCATCGTGACCTTTCTCCAGTTCTGCTTAGCGACTTGATGAAACCCGGTGAAGTTATCGAGTCTTCTCAACTGATGGATATTCAACTGAGTATTTGTAGTAATCATATACCACCACTGTTTCAA GATAATTTTGACTATGAAACTATGGATGATCTTGTAAATGGAGTGTTAACGAATGAAGAAATTATGGAATATACCATACATGTTGAACCTTTACCAAAAGGACCGATTGTGCTTCAGGCTGCTCCTGATCTTAGTAGTTTGATTGACTTAAACTTTAAACTTCTGTCTCGACAAGGTGGGTTTCATTTGTCTCTGCCACCTTTGTATGCCAATCTATCAGGCTCCGAAATTGTAGCAGTTGGTCCACAAGTTTTTGTGTCTAAGTTGGCGAAAGTTCACCATAAAGCCAGAATAATTGGAGCGTGCTTCATTGGATCTGGGTGCGAAGTGTCGGCGTTTGCTTGCTTAATTGACTGTTCCCTTGGGGAAAATTGTTTTGTAGGTGAAAACGCATGTTTACGACGTGTTATCGCTTTGAAGAACGTTCATATTTCTAGTCATGTAAAGGCAGACGTAGCTTGGTTGTGTTCCGGTGTTCGTATACTTTCTGGATTTAAACTTCCTAACCGCTGTTTCATAGGCCCGTCATCAACCGCAGATGTAACATTGGGTCCAGGATGTGGTAACTTGCCAAGTAACAGCGTTCTGGTCGCCCCTCGTACAGGTGATTTAGTTATAGACCCTTCAGTTGGTGGTGAACAAGCCTGGGCTGCCTATTATAAAAAAAGGCAACCTTCAGGGACA aGCGATTCTGTGGATAATCTTTCCGAGGAAGATACGCAATCCGACCAAGTGTATTTGACAAATGATGAATTTACAAATTGTCATTTGTGGGAAACGGCCTGGGACAGAATTAAAAATGCAGCTAAAACACGTCGGCAGAGAATGAATCAAAAGTCTAGTCATAGCCGAACTAGTGATATTCGTTGTAGCAAATCCAGCAAGCCTCGCCGTATGGTAAGTGAGATAGATGACAGTGATGGAGATTTGGAACATCAATTAAAAGATACATCGAAAACTGAAAGTGATGGCGATGATGAGCAGTCAGAAAGCTTCATAGTTACTGAATTGAAACGAACTTTGGAACGAGGTGAACGACATAAGTATCCAGCTGAAACACTTATACTTGAAGTTAATTCTTTAAAACATGCTTATAATGTACCTATTGAAGATTTTGGATTCTTATTGACAAAAGCCTTACTGGAGCTAACTCGTGATCATTTATCTTCGAAATCACAAAATGAATGCAGTAAAGCTGATATAACAGAATTCATCATTAATCTTCGTAAACTCCTATTAAGCTTTAATACTGTTCTGTCATCATGTATGTCAGGATTTCAAAATACTGGCCGAGTTTATCTTCAAGCCGTTGAAGATGCAGCATGCTATGATTCATTGATATTTGCTTCTTCTATGTCTATTATTCACACTATGTATGACAATGATTTAGTTTTAGAAGATGATATATGGTGGTGGAAAGATAATTCCCCACTTTTACTTGATGATGATATTTCTGAGAAAACTCGATCATTAAGAGAAAAAGTCAAACCTTTCTTTGATTGGCTTGAACAGGCGGAAGAAGAAGATGACGATGATAAGCAATGA